Proteins encoded together in one Lysinibacillus sp. FSL K6-0232 window:
- a CDS encoding metal-sensitive transcriptional regulator, protein MENIIKEDVCHTEETTSCRKSHHPERVKKDLTTRLNRIEGQIRGIKGMIEKDVYCDDVITQLSATQSALNSVAKILLEGHLKGCVVDRLSEGDEAVLDELVVTIQKLMKK, encoded by the coding sequence ATGGAGAATATCATAAAAGAAGATGTTTGTCATACAGAGGAAACTACGTCTTGTCGCAAAAGTCATCATCCTGAGCGTGTGAAAAAGGATTTAACTACTCGATTAAATCGTATTGAAGGTCAGATTCGTGGCATTAAAGGGATGATTGAAAAAGATGTGTATTGTGATGATGTAATTACACAGCTGTCTGCTACACAGTCTGCTTTAAATAGTGTCGCAAAAATATTATTAGAGGGTCATTTAAAGGGCTGTGTCGTAGATCGTCTATCAGAGGGCGATGAGGCTGTATTAGATGAGCTAGTTGTTACTATTCAAAAATTAATGAAAAAATAA
- the copZ gene encoding copper chaperone CopZ, whose product MQNVTLNVQGMSCGHCVNAVEKSVGALAGVEQVTVHLAEGSVDVAFDDAKVSLEQIKETIDDQGYDVK is encoded by the coding sequence ATGCAAAATGTAACATTAAATGTACAGGGAATGTCATGTGGTCATTGTGTCAATGCGGTGGAAAAAAGTGTAGGTGCTTTAGCTGGTGTAGAGCAAGTAACCGTTCATTTAGCGGAAGGTTCAGTTGATGTAGCTTTCGATGATGCAAAAGTATCACTTGAGCAAATTAAAGAAACAATCGATGACCAAGGCTATGATGTAAAATAA
- a CDS encoding heavy metal translocating P-type ATPase, with protein sequence MSSEMKEANLQITGMTCAACATRIEKGLNKMDGVEQATVNLALEKSSIKYDPAKLSEADFEQKIEALGYAIVKQKAELDITGMTCAACATRIEKGLNKLSGVSTATVNLALEKAMIEFNPSEVSMVDIIARVEKLGYGAHQKVDEQETVDHREKAIKQQQQKFILSAILSLPLLWTMVGHFSFTSFLYVPEFLMNPWVQMLLATPVQFIIGKQFYVGAYKALRNGSANMDVLVVMGTSAAYFYSVYQAIATAGSHHGPHLYFETSAVLITLILLGKLFEAKAKGRSSEAIKKLMGLQAKTAFVVRDGVEKEVPLEEVIIGDTILVKPGEKIPVDGEVIEGTTAVDESMLTGESLPVDKKQGDPLFGSTINKNGFIKMIATKVGRDTALAQIIKVVEDAQGSKAPIQRLADQISGIFVPIVVGIALVTFLVWIIWVQPGEFTPALEVLIAVLVIACPCALGLATPTSIMAGSGRAAEFGILFKGGEHLEQTQSINTVVVDKTGTVTHGKPVLTDVLLASGQEEAHFLSLIGAAEKQSEHPLAEAIVQGIEERGIELGHVQFFEAIPGYGVQATVAGQGVIIGTRKLMQQYNIAIDAVLPTMEQLERSGKTAMLAAINGQYAGLVAVADTVKDTSKEAIHRLQEMGITVIMMTGDNERTAQAIGAEVGVDRVIAEVLPEGKAEEVKKLQAAGKKVAMVGDGINDAPALATANIGMAIGTGTDVAMEAADITLIRGDLNSIADAILMSRKTMRNIKQNLFWAFAYNTLGIPIAAIGLLAPWVAGAAMAFSSVSVVLNALRLQRVKL encoded by the coding sequence ATGAGTTCTGAAATGAAAGAAGCAAACTTACAAATTACAGGAATGACCTGTGCAGCCTGTGCGACTCGTATTGAAAAAGGTTTGAATAAAATGGATGGTGTAGAGCAGGCAACTGTTAATTTAGCGCTTGAAAAATCGTCTATTAAGTATGATCCGGCAAAGCTAAGTGAAGCAGATTTTGAGCAGAAAATTGAAGCACTTGGCTATGCCATTGTGAAACAAAAGGCAGAGCTTGATATTACAGGGATGACTTGTGCAGCCTGTGCGACTCGTATAGAAAAAGGACTGAATAAACTTAGCGGTGTATCTACTGCTACTGTTAACTTAGCACTTGAAAAAGCAATGATTGAGTTTAATCCTTCAGAGGTAAGCATGGTGGATATTATTGCAAGAGTAGAAAAGCTAGGCTATGGGGCGCATCAAAAGGTAGATGAACAGGAAACAGTAGATCATCGAGAAAAGGCAATTAAACAGCAGCAGCAAAAATTTATTTTATCAGCTATTCTTTCGCTGCCGTTGCTGTGGACGATGGTTGGGCATTTTTCATTTACATCGTTTTTATATGTGCCAGAATTTTTGATGAATCCATGGGTACAAATGCTACTAGCAACCCCGGTGCAATTTATTATTGGTAAACAGTTTTATGTAGGTGCTTATAAAGCATTGCGCAATGGCAGTGCCAATATGGATGTCCTTGTTGTTATGGGCACATCGGCTGCTTATTTCTATAGTGTTTATCAAGCAATTGCCACAGCAGGCTCACATCATGGACCACATCTTTATTTTGAAACAAGTGCCGTTTTAATTACATTAATATTATTAGGTAAATTATTTGAGGCAAAGGCAAAAGGTCGCTCATCAGAGGCGATTAAAAAGCTAATGGGGCTACAAGCAAAAACAGCCTTTGTTGTACGTGATGGCGTGGAAAAGGAAGTTCCTTTAGAAGAGGTTATTATTGGCGATACAATTCTCGTTAAACCGGGTGAAAAAATTCCAGTTGATGGCGAAGTAATAGAAGGTACAACAGCCGTTGACGAATCCATGCTAACAGGTGAGAGTTTACCAGTCGATAAAAAACAAGGTGATCCATTATTTGGTTCTACAATCAATAAAAATGGCTTTATCAAAATGATAGCTACAAAGGTTGGTCGCGATACAGCCTTAGCGCAAATTATTAAAGTGGTAGAGGATGCACAAGGCTCCAAAGCCCCTATTCAACGTTTAGCAGACCAAATTTCAGGTATTTTTGTACCGATTGTTGTTGGTATCGCGCTTGTCACATTTTTAGTATGGATTATTTGGGTGCAACCGGGAGAGTTTACACCTGCGTTAGAAGTATTAATTGCAGTGCTTGTAATTGCTTGTCCATGTGCGCTTGGGCTAGCTACACCAACATCCATCATGGCAGGGTCAGGGCGTGCTGCTGAATTTGGTATTTTATTTAAAGGTGGCGAGCACTTAGAGCAAACGCAAAGTATTAATACAGTTGTTGTTGATAAAACAGGTACAGTAACACATGGTAAGCCTGTTTTAACAGATGTGTTATTAGCTTCGGGACAGGAGGAAGCACACTTTTTATCATTAATTGGTGCAGCAGAGAAGCAGTCAGAGCATCCATTAGCAGAGGCAATTGTCCAAGGAATTGAGGAGCGTGGTATTGAGCTAGGGCATGTTCAATTTTTTGAGGCAATTCCAGGCTATGGTGTACAGGCAACTGTGGCAGGGCAAGGTGTTATCATTGGTACACGGAAATTAATGCAGCAATACAATATTGCTATTGATGCAGTTTTACCGACAATGGAGCAGCTTGAACGCAGTGGTAAAACAGCAATGCTAGCGGCGATTAACGGTCAATATGCAGGCTTAGTTGCTGTTGCTGATACAGTAAAGGATACATCAAAAGAAGCGATTCATCGACTACAGGAAATGGGCATTACAGTCATTATGATGACAGGAGATAATGAACGTACAGCTCAGGCAATTGGGGCAGAGGTTGGCGTTGATCGTGTTATTGCTGAGGTTCTACCAGAGGGCAAAGCAGAGGAGGTAAAAAAATTGCAGGCTGCTGGTAAAAAGGTAGCGATGGTGGGTGATGGCATTAATGATGCACCAGCACTTGCTACAGCGAATATTGGAATGGCAATTGGTACTGGTACAGATGTTGCCATGGAAGCGGCAGATATTACATTAATTCGTGGTGACTTAAATAGTATTGCAGATGCTATTTTAATGAGCCGTAAAACAATGCGTAATATTAAGCAAAATCTATTTTGGGCATTTGCCTACAATACATTAGGTATTCCAATTGCCGCCATTGGTTTATTAGCCCCATGGGTAGCAGGTGCAGCGATGGCGTTTAGCTCTGTATCAGTTGTCTTAAATGCATTGCGTTTACAGCGAGTGAAATTATAA
- a CDS encoding deoxynucleoside kinase: protein MTVPFVTVEGPIGVGKTSLSKEIATTFNYHLLKEIVDENPFLNKFYENIEEWSFQTEMFFLCNRYKQLTDIQKFRLAHAKPVVADYHIFKNLIFAKRTLAPTEYEKYEEIYKILTKDMPVPNVVVYLYASVDMLMERIAMRGREFEKMISRDYMDQLVLDYHSFIEHFEKMHPEIPVIRFNGDQLDFVKNPDDLSYVLKTIKDTLQQRSLQL, encoded by the coding sequence GTGACGGTTCCATTTGTTACGGTAGAAGGTCCGATTGGTGTTGGGAAAACCTCTTTATCGAAAGAGATAGCCACAACATTTAATTACCATCTATTAAAAGAAATAGTAGACGAAAATCCCTTTTTAAATAAGTTTTATGAAAATATAGAGGAGTGGAGCTTCCAAACGGAAATGTTCTTCCTTTGTAATCGCTATAAGCAATTAACAGATATTCAAAAATTTCGATTGGCACATGCTAAGCCTGTTGTAGCAGATTATCATATTTTTAAAAACTTAATTTTTGCGAAGCGTACATTGGCACCCACAGAGTATGAAAAATATGAGGAAATTTATAAAATCTTAACGAAGGATATGCCAGTGCCGAATGTAGTCGTTTATTTATATGCAAGCGTTGACATGTTAATGGAACGTATTGCCATGCGTGGTCGAGAGTTTGAAAAAATGATTTCTCGCGATTATATGGATCAGCTTGTGCTGGATTATCATTCTTTTATCGAGCATTTTGAGAAGATGCACCCTGAAATTCCCGTTATTCGCTTTAATGGGGATCAGCTTGATTTTGTGAAAAATCCAGATGATTTAAGCTATGTTTTAAAAACAATTAAGGATACGTTACAACAAAGGAGTCTGCAATTATGA
- a CDS encoding deoxynucleoside kinase, translating into MSLREKYDIPPQTVITIAGTVGVGKSTMTKALAEALQFRTSFEKVDTNPYLDKFYEDFEKWSFHLQVYFLAERFKEQKRIFEYGGGFVQDRSIYEDTGIFAKMHYDKGTMSPTDYETYTNLFDAMVMTPYFPHPDLLVYLEGPIDAVIGRIQERGRAMEQQTPNDYWVEMHERYEHWINNFNACPVLRLDINDYDLLKNPDAIESIVSRISHMLKQTSHLRK; encoded by the coding sequence ATGAGTTTAAGAGAGAAATATGATATTCCACCACAAACAGTTATTACGATTGCAGGTACTGTAGGGGTCGGGAAATCAACGATGACAAAGGCGCTAGCGGAGGCATTGCAGTTTCGTACATCCTTTGAAAAAGTCGATACAAATCCATATTTAGATAAATTTTATGAGGACTTTGAAAAATGGAGCTTCCATTTACAAGTGTACTTTTTAGCAGAGCGCTTTAAAGAGCAAAAACGTATTTTTGAGTATGGTGGAGGATTTGTACAAGATCGTTCTATTTATGAGGATACAGGGATATTTGCTAAAATGCATTATGATAAAGGAACAATGAGTCCAACAGATTATGAAACATATACAAATTTATTTGATGCAATGGTGATGACACCATATTTCCCACATCCTGATTTACTGGTTTACCTTGAGGGACCGATTGATGCGGTGATTGGACGCATTCAAGAGCGTGGACGTGCAATGGAGCAACAAACACCAAATGATTACTGGGTGGAAATGCATGAGCGCTACGAGCATTGGATTAATAATTTTAACGCTTGCCCAGTGTTACGTTTAGATATTAATGATTATGATTTATTAAAAAATCCAGATGCCATTGAATCAATTGTAAGCCGCATCAGTCATATGCTAAAACAAACAAGCCATTTACGAAAATAA
- a CDS encoding LOG family protein: MAVYCGSSLGKNAIYAEKANELGTLLAENGHGVVYGGSKTGLMGKVADAVLAAGGEVIGVMPTHLQKRELAHASLTEIHFVDSMHIRKAKMVELADAFIALPGGAGTLDEYFEVFTWAQIGLHEKPIILYNVQGFYDAILQHFKRMLEEGFIRAEQQALIHVATTADELLHLLKAYK, from the coding sequence ATCGCTGTTTATTGTGGTTCTAGTTTAGGGAAAAATGCAATCTATGCGGAGAAGGCGAATGAGCTAGGCACATTGCTTGCTGAAAATGGTCATGGTGTGGTGTATGGCGGTTCAAAAACAGGATTGATGGGCAAGGTAGCCGATGCTGTACTAGCAGCAGGAGGAGAAGTAATCGGTGTGATGCCTACACATTTACAGAAGCGAGAATTGGCACATGCTTCATTAACAGAGATTCATTTTGTTGATTCCATGCATATCCGTAAGGCAAAAATGGTAGAGTTGGCTGATGCATTTATTGCTCTTCCAGGCGGTGCAGGTACATTAGATGAATATTTCGAGGTGTTTACATGGGCACAGATTGGACTGCATGAAAAGCCAATTATTTTATATAATGTACAAGGATTTTATGATGCAATTTTACAGCATTTTAAGCGAATGCTGGAGGAAGGCTTTATACGTGCTGAGCAACAAGCACTTATTCATGTAGCCACTACAGCAGACGAGCTATTACATTTATTAAAAGCATATAAGTAA
- a CDS encoding RraA family protein translates to MTKVEVSFQHLPTTAISDATGGHTNLRSDIKPLADHFKIAGRAVTVRLPDGENGAVLEAIRAANEGDILVIDAKGNTNRAVAGDFVISLAKGIGVQGFVVDGVIRDIAAIRELDFPVFALGTTVAAGNKNGGGKVNVPIAIGGVTVQPGDYIIGDIDGVIVVPQEDAEKVVEAAEAKVDKDDKRAQEAHANGKESIIAYLDKVLAK, encoded by the coding sequence ATGACGAAAGTGGAAGTAAGTTTTCAGCATTTACCAACAACAGCAATCTCAGATGCAACAGGTGGGCATACGAATTTACGTAGCGATATTAAGCCATTAGCAGATCATTTTAAAATTGCTGGACGAGCAGTAACAGTACGTTTGCCAGATGGCGAAAATGGAGCAGTGTTGGAGGCGATTCGAGCTGCCAATGAAGGTGATATTTTAGTTATTGATGCAAAGGGTAATACAAATCGAGCTGTGGCTGGAGATTTTGTAATATCCTTAGCGAAGGGGATTGGCGTACAGGGCTTTGTTGTGGATGGGGTAATTCGTGATATTGCGGCCATTCGTGAACTGGATTTCCCTGTATTTGCTTTAGGTACAACGGTAGCGGCTGGCAATAAAAATGGCGGTGGTAAAGTAAATGTGCCGATTGCTATAGGTGGCGTAACCGTTCAGCCTGGAGATTATATTATTGGAGATATAGACGGCGTTATTGTTGTACCACAAGAGGATGCAGAAAAAGTGGTTGAGGCTGCTGAGGCAAAAGTCGACAAGGATGACAAGCGCGCACAGGAAGCACATGCAAATGGCAAGGAATCCATTATTGCTTATTTAGATAAAGTATTAGCGAAGTAA